A window of the Bombus huntii isolate Logan2020A chromosome 8, iyBomHunt1.1, whole genome shotgun sequence genome harbors these coding sequences:
- the LOC126868358 gene encoding uncharacterized protein LOC126868358: protein MLTDRIKYAMDHLSHKQHISLLARPNWRRTQTRNAHILANPYGIRRTALKGRASKRIKAMARPKHVIKKYDPTRVPPPYPRIHPKTLAAKPTKRIHDLALPTKRLLLANMRFPTSSGNIAETLWKVQKSRYRKYRFFCNARQQREMKKKQKIMAKLRRVIKPEEWDQHMELLEILAAPKVPPRPRLPGKKKKWRPVNMRRIEELSTPPVREIPPPKDPSEVPRSALTYRITKRLQKIAYPKTVPEIIPPRILGKVSPGALRAVATPRTIILAKPVERPAGMETDLREDAFTVSPMALKAKCSRRLKFLARPKRRR from the exons ATGCTGACCGACAGGATCAAATACGCCATGGACCATTTGTCCCACAAACAACACATTTCTCTATTGGCACGACCTAATTGGAGAAGAACGCAAACAAGGAACGCGCATATTTTG GCGAATCCTTACggcattcgacgaacagcgtTGAAAGGACGAGCGTCGAAACGAATCAAAGCGATGGCGCGGCCGAAACACGTTATCAAAAAATACGATCCAAC AAGAGTACCACCACCGTATCCGCGAATCCATCCGAAAACGCTCGCGGCTAAACCCACGAAACGCATCCACGACTTGGCGTTGCCTACAAAGAG ATTGCTGTTGGCGAACATGAGATTTCCCACTAGCAGCGGCAACATAGCCGAGACGCTATGGAAGGTTCAGAAATCGCGCTACCGGAAATATCGATTCTTCTGCAACGCCAGACAGCAGCGCGAGATGAAGAAGAA GCAAAAAATAATGGCGAAATTGCGCCGAGTGATCAAGCCGGAAGAATGGGATCAGCACATGGAGTTGTTGGAGATACTGGCTGCTCCTAAAGTTCCGCCCAGGCCTAGATTGCCT ggtaaaaagaaaaaatggagGCCGGTCAACATGCGGAGGATCGAAGAATTGTCGACGCCGCCAGTGAGAGAGATACCGCCGCCCAAGGACCCGTCCGAAGTGCCAAGAAGCGCTCTCACCTACAGGATCACCAAACGTCTCCAGAAGATTGCATACCCGAAGACAGTACCGGAGATTATACCGCCACGGATCCTCGGCAAGGTTTCCCCGGGCGCGTTGAGGGCCGTAG CTACCCCGAGGACGATAATCCTGGCGAAGCCGGTTGAACGGCCGGCAGGGATGGAGACGGATCTTCGAGAAGACGCTTTCACGGTCTCGCCGATGGCCTTAAAAGCCAAATGCTCGAGGCGGCTAAAATTTTTAGCCCGTCCCAAGAGAAGGAGATGA
- the LOC126868359 gene encoding dynein light chain Tctex-type protein 2B, which yields MNQQHSKNAEVHGSRFRPSNPNLPKIDKLRQVQFNEMQDKKRLSMRFSALLNSASRVFYHKRGDRLKVPRYQNTYRLSSFNPFDVEVVDKLVMETMESKLSPVTAYHPNHMAKLCLEIGSDLQNALCKKDYDRYKLVTQVTIVQRLDQSVHTAFQSLWDVERDNYSYYVFENNHIYAWCCVFGLYYE from the exons ATGAATCAGCAGCATAGCAAAAATGCCGAAGTTCATGGGTCGAGGTTTCGGCCTTCGAATCCGAATCTACCAAAGATCGACAAACTGAGACAAGTACAATTCAACGAG ATGCAAGACAAGAAGAGGTTGTCGATGAGGTTCTCCGCTTTGCTGAATTCGGCAAGTCGCGTGTTCTATCATAAACGTGGAGATCGATTGAAG GTTCCCAGGTATCAAAACACTTATCGGCTCAGCTCATTTAACCCTTTCGATGTCGAAGTGGTCGATAAACTGGTGATGGAGACGATGGAGAGTAAATTATCGCCGGtgacggcatatcatccaaATCACATGGCGAAATTGTGCTTGGAGATTGGATCGGATTTGCAAAACGCACTCTGCAAAAAGGATTACGATAG GTATAAATTAGTGACGCAGGTGACTATAGTCCAACGTCTCGATCAAAGCGTACACACGGCGTTCCAGAGCCTCTGGGACGTGGAGCGAGACAATTACTCCTATTATGTTTTCGAAAACAACCACATTTACGCATGGTGTTGCGTGTTCGGCCTATATTACGAGTGA
- the LOC126868257 gene encoding immunoglobulin superfamily DCC subclass member 4-like, producing the protein MAPFHGMALILLGIGYLLHAEPPSGHRNLAVQRFDGEKPDKGERSQRGTKRTYFYKDSSQKVTTVVGQTVVLLCRVKNLGNRTVSWIRKRDLHILTSMSVTYTSDARFTIVGNPERDDWNLRIDYVQPRDAGIYECQVNTEPKIYRAVTLKVLDVQAKITGPEEIYVKRGSTISLTCIVDVQDIPPSNVTWYHAGAVIDFDGPRGGVSLETEKGKNGTTSKLLITRAQLDDSGNYTCVSSKVAPANVMVHVLNGEHPAAMQHGGTGNINRRVILFSLVLLVDTIFR; encoded by the exons ATGGCACCGTTCCATGGCATGGCCCTTATATTGCTTGGAATCGGATACCTGTTACACGCAGAACCGCCTTCCGGTCACCGGAACTTAG CGGTGCAACGATTCGATGGGGAAAAGCCCGATAAAGGGGAACGCTCGCAACGAGGAACGAAGAGGacgtatttttataaagaCTCATCCCAAAAAGTGACCACCGTTGTTGGACAAACTGTTGTGCTGTTGTGTCGTGTTAAGAACTTGGGGAACAGAACC GTGTCATGGATTCGAAAAAGGGACTTACACATCTTAACATCCATGTCAGTGACTTATACGAGCGACGCAAGATTTACGATAGTCGGCAATCCGGAGCGCGACGACTGGAATCTGCGAATAGATTACGTGCAACCACGGGATGCCGGCATTTACGAGTGTCAAGTTAATACAGAACCCAAGATATATAGAGCGGTTACTTTGAAAGTTTTGG ATGTTCAGGCAAAGATCACGGGGCCCGAAGAGATTTACGTGAAGAGGGGCAGTACGATCAGCTTGACCTGCATCGTGGACGTGCAAGATATTCCTCCGAGTAACGTGACTTGGTACCATGCCGGTGCGGTGATCGATTTCGATGGTCCAAG GGGTGGCGTTTCCCTGGAAACGGAGAAAGGTAAGAACGGGACCACTAGCAAGCTGCTAATAACGCGTGCTCAGCTCGATGACAGCGGGAATTACACGTGCGTCTCGAGCAAAGTTGCTCCGGCAAATGTGATGGTTCACGTGTTGAACG GTGAACATCCTGCGGCGATGCAGCACGGCGGTACCGGGAACATCAACAGGAGAGTGATTTTATTCAGCCTGGTCCTACTGGTGGACACGATATTTCGGTGA
- the LOC126868238 gene encoding molybdenum cofactor biosynthesis protein 1 isoform X2, with product MFRKINTVKSILGAVYSSTEAFVSSNVSRRVQQFRELLNKTDNNDILTDSFGRRHTYLRISITERCNLRCLYCMPAEGVKLTKNDGILKTDEIIKIAELFVNEGVNKIRLTGGEPTVRKDIVDIIAGLKQLPNLKQVAITTNGLTLTRQLPSLQYAGLDAINISLDTLRENRFEQFTRRKGWSRVMSAIDLAIQLGYNPVKAYFVPGFTGQVGFITSMSDHFCNSCNRLRITADGNLKVCLFEGKGEVSLRDALRSGASNDVLKEMIGEAVWRKKKQHAVTKKYVHLRRYKNFQNNIPRQYLMDYVRLQFKNGTNVRVFSSLSHVDQSGKASMVDVGSKNETKRIAIARGIVQVNSTISKLIAENNVKKGDVLSVAQLAGIMAAKRTSDLIPLCHPLPLSYANVLLRLNEELHCIEITAEVRCTGKTGVEMEALTAVSIAALTIYDMCKYAASPKSMKISDIELVSKTGGTKGDFFRN from the exons AtgtttcgtaaaattaatactGTGAAATCGATCCTCGGTGCTGTGTATTCATCCACTGAAGCATTTGTGTCATCTAATGTTTCACGTAGA GTGCAGCAATTTAGagaattgttaaataaaacagATAACAATGATATACTCACAGACTCATTTGGAAGACGTCATACATATTTACGTATTTCTATTACTGAGCGTTGTAATCTTCGAT GTTTATATTGTATGCCGGCAGAAGGAGTTAAGTTGACAAAAAATGATGGTATTTTAAAAACagatgaaataattaaaatagcTGAATTATTTGTAAATGAAGGTGTAAATAAGATACGTTTAACTGGTGGTGAACCAACTGTTAGGAAAGACATTGTGGATATTATTG ctGGATTAAAACAATTGCCTAATCTAAAACAAGTTGCAATTACTACTAATGGATTGACATTAACGCGCCAGTTACCATCACTTCAATACGCTGGGTTAGatgcaataaatatttcattagaTACTTTAAGAGAAAATCGTTTTGAACAATTTACCCGTAGGAAGGGATGGTCTAGAGTTATGTCTGCAATTGATCTTGCTATTCAATTAGGTTACAATCCAGTAAAG GCATACTTTGTACCTGGATTTACAGGACAAGTTGGATTTATTACATCAATGAGTGACCATTTTTGTAACTCGTGTAATCGGTTAAGAATAACAGCAGATGGAAATTTAAAAGTCTGTTTATTTGAGGGAAAAGGAGAAGTATCTCTTCGAGATGCGTTACGTAGCGGAGCGTCTAACGATGTTTTAAAAGAAATGATTGGAGAAGCAGTATGGCGTAAAAAGAAGCAACATGCAG TTACAAAGAAATATGTACACCTgagaagatataaaaatttccaaaataatATACCGCGACAGTATTTAATGGATTACGTGAGACTACAGTTTAAAAATGGTACAAATGTAAGAGTATTTTCGTCTCTGTCGCATGTGGATCAAAGTGGCAAAGCAAGTATGGTAGACGTTGGTTCGAAAAACGAAACTAAACGCATCGCAATAGCAAGAGGAATTGTACAAGTTAATTCAACAATAAGCAAATTGATAgctgaaaataatgtaaaaaaaggCGATGTATTGTCCGTAGCACAATTAGCGGGTATCATGGCAGCAAAACGTACTTCTGATTTAATACCATTATGTCATCCACTTCCGTTATCTTATGCAAATGTACTTTTGCGTTTAAACGAAGAATTACATTGCATAGAGATCACAGCGGAAGTTAGGTGTACTGGTAAAACTGGTGTAGAGATGGAAGCTTTAACAGCTGTGAGTATTGCGGCTTTAACAATTTATGATATGTGCAAATACGCGGCGTCTCCGAAATCGATGAAAATATCCGATATCGAATTGGTTTCAAAAACTGGTGGTACAAAAGGTGATTTCTTTAGGAATTAG
- the LOC126868238 gene encoding molybdenum cofactor biosynthesis protein 1 isoform X1, whose product MFRKINTVKSILGAVYSSTEAFVSSNVSRRVQQFRELLNKTDNNDILTDSFGRRHTYLRISITERCNLRCLYCMPAEGVKLTKNDGILKTDEIIKIAELFVNEGVNKIRLTGGEPTVRKDIVDIIAGLKQLPNLKQVAITTNGLTLTRQLPSLQYAGLDAINISLDTLRENRFEQFTRRKGWSRVMSAIDLAIQLGYNPVKINCVVMKGSNDDEIIDFVNLTKDRPIDVRFIEYMPFQGNEWKENKMVSFKAMKDLIRDTYPDLQRLPNEYNDTSKAYFVPGFTGQVGFITSMSDHFCNSCNRLRITADGNLKVCLFEGKGEVSLRDALRSGASNDVLKEMIGEAVWRKKKQHAVTKKYVHLRRYKNFQNNIPRQYLMDYVRLQFKNGTNVRVFSSLSHVDQSGKASMVDVGSKNETKRIAIARGIVQVNSTISKLIAENNVKKGDVLSVAQLAGIMAAKRTSDLIPLCHPLPLSYANVLLRLNEELHCIEITAEVRCTGKTGVEMEALTAVSIAALTIYDMCKYAASPKSMKISDIELVSKTGGTKGDFFRN is encoded by the exons AtgtttcgtaaaattaatactGTGAAATCGATCCTCGGTGCTGTGTATTCATCCACTGAAGCATTTGTGTCATCTAATGTTTCACGTAGA GTGCAGCAATTTAGagaattgttaaataaaacagATAACAATGATATACTCACAGACTCATTTGGAAGACGTCATACATATTTACGTATTTCTATTACTGAGCGTTGTAATCTTCGAT GTTTATATTGTATGCCGGCAGAAGGAGTTAAGTTGACAAAAAATGATGGTATTTTAAAAACagatgaaataattaaaatagcTGAATTATTTGTAAATGAAGGTGTAAATAAGATACGTTTAACTGGTGGTGAACCAACTGTTAGGAAAGACATTGTGGATATTATTG ctGGATTAAAACAATTGCCTAATCTAAAACAAGTTGCAATTACTACTAATGGATTGACATTAACGCGCCAGTTACCATCACTTCAATACGCTGGGTTAGatgcaataaatatttcattagaTACTTTAAGAGAAAATCGTTTTGAACAATTTACCCGTAGGAAGGGATGGTCTAGAGTTATGTCTGCAATTGATCTTGCTATTCAATTAGGTTACAATCCAGTAAAG ATAAATTGTGTGGTAATGAAAGGTTCTAATGATGATGAGATAATTGATTTTGTTAATCTAACAAAAGATCGTCCGATTGATGTACGTTTTATTGAGTATATGCCTTTCCAAGGTAATGAGTGGAAAGAGAATAAAATGGTTTCTTTCAAGGCCATGAAAGATCTTATTAGAGATACATATCCTGATTTGCAACGTCTTCCAAATGAGTACAATGATACATCTAAA GCATACTTTGTACCTGGATTTACAGGACAAGTTGGATTTATTACATCAATGAGTGACCATTTTTGTAACTCGTGTAATCGGTTAAGAATAACAGCAGATGGAAATTTAAAAGTCTGTTTATTTGAGGGAAAAGGAGAAGTATCTCTTCGAGATGCGTTACGTAGCGGAGCGTCTAACGATGTTTTAAAAGAAATGATTGGAGAAGCAGTATGGCGTAAAAAGAAGCAACATGCAG TTACAAAGAAATATGTACACCTgagaagatataaaaatttccaaaataatATACCGCGACAGTATTTAATGGATTACGTGAGACTACAGTTTAAAAATGGTACAAATGTAAGAGTATTTTCGTCTCTGTCGCATGTGGATCAAAGTGGCAAAGCAAGTATGGTAGACGTTGGTTCGAAAAACGAAACTAAACGCATCGCAATAGCAAGAGGAATTGTACAAGTTAATTCAACAATAAGCAAATTGATAgctgaaaataatgtaaaaaaaggCGATGTATTGTCCGTAGCACAATTAGCGGGTATCATGGCAGCAAAACGTACTTCTGATTTAATACCATTATGTCATCCACTTCCGTTATCTTATGCAAATGTACTTTTGCGTTTAAACGAAGAATTACATTGCATAGAGATCACAGCGGAAGTTAGGTGTACTGGTAAAACTGGTGTAGAGATGGAAGCTTTAACAGCTGTGAGTATTGCGGCTTTAACAATTTATGATATGTGCAAATACGCGGCGTCTCCGAAATCGATGAAAATATCCGATATCGAATTGGTTTCAAAAACTGGTGGTACAAAAGGTGATTTCTTTAGGAATTAG
- the LOC126868238 gene encoding molybdenum cofactor biosynthesis protein 1 isoform X3, with translation MFRKINTVKSILGAVYSSTEAFVSSNVSRRVQQFRELLNKTDNNDILTDSFGRRHTYLRISITERCNLRCLYCMPAEGVKLTKNDGILKTDEIIKIAELFVNEGVNKIRLTGGEPTVRKDIVDIIAGLKQLPNLKQVAITTNGLTLTRQLPSLQYAGLDAINISLDTLRENRFEQFTRRKGWSRVMSAIDLAIQLGYNPVKINCVVMKGSNDDEIIDFVNLTKDRPIDVRFIEYMPFQGNEWKENKMVSFKAMKDLIRDTYPDLQRLPNEYNDTSKAYFVPGFTGQVGFITSMSDHFCNSCNRLRITADGNLKVCLFEGKGEVSLRDALRSGASNDVLKEMIGEAVWRKKKQHAGMLNLSRMENRPMILIGG, from the exons AtgtttcgtaaaattaatactGTGAAATCGATCCTCGGTGCTGTGTATTCATCCACTGAAGCATTTGTGTCATCTAATGTTTCACGTAGA GTGCAGCAATTTAGagaattgttaaataaaacagATAACAATGATATACTCACAGACTCATTTGGAAGACGTCATACATATTTACGTATTTCTATTACTGAGCGTTGTAATCTTCGAT GTTTATATTGTATGCCGGCAGAAGGAGTTAAGTTGACAAAAAATGATGGTATTTTAAAAACagatgaaataattaaaatagcTGAATTATTTGTAAATGAAGGTGTAAATAAGATACGTTTAACTGGTGGTGAACCAACTGTTAGGAAAGACATTGTGGATATTATTG ctGGATTAAAACAATTGCCTAATCTAAAACAAGTTGCAATTACTACTAATGGATTGACATTAACGCGCCAGTTACCATCACTTCAATACGCTGGGTTAGatgcaataaatatttcattagaTACTTTAAGAGAAAATCGTTTTGAACAATTTACCCGTAGGAAGGGATGGTCTAGAGTTATGTCTGCAATTGATCTTGCTATTCAATTAGGTTACAATCCAGTAAAG ATAAATTGTGTGGTAATGAAAGGTTCTAATGATGATGAGATAATTGATTTTGTTAATCTAACAAAAGATCGTCCGATTGATGTACGTTTTATTGAGTATATGCCTTTCCAAGGTAATGAGTGGAAAGAGAATAAAATGGTTTCTTTCAAGGCCATGAAAGATCTTATTAGAGATACATATCCTGATTTGCAACGTCTTCCAAATGAGTACAATGATACATCTAAA GCATACTTTGTACCTGGATTTACAGGACAAGTTGGATTTATTACATCAATGAGTGACCATTTTTGTAACTCGTGTAATCGGTTAAGAATAACAGCAGATGGAAATTTAAAAGTCTGTTTATTTGAGGGAAAAGGAGAAGTATCTCTTCGAGATGCGTTACGTAGCGGAGCGTCTAACGATGTTTTAAAAGAAATGATTGGAGAAGCAGTATGGCGTAAAAAGAAGCAACATGCAG GAATGTTGAATCTATCCCGCATGGAAAACAGGCCAATGATTCTGATTGGGGGTTAA